Sequence from the Burkholderia sp. GAS332 genome:
ATATCTCGCGTACGCTCGAGGCAAACAACGTCAGTGAACAAAAGGCGTGGAGCGCGTCGGCGCAACGTGTGGGCAAGGTGCTGGACGAGGCGGAAAAATACACGCCGCAGACCCTCCACCTGAACAGTTCCACCGACGACCCGGAGTGGAACGAGCGACGGCTCGCCGCCTACGCGAAGACCTACGGCTACCAGTCCATTGGTGAAAAACTGCTGTCCGACGACGGCCTGTCCCGGCAGGAGCGCGACAGCTCGTTTGGAAGGTACCAGGCGACGAACCGTACGGCGGAAGAAAAGACCCGGGATCTGCTGACGTTTCAGGAGGGCATGAACCAGCCGGACTCGGCGATATACCGCCGCGTGAAGGCGCTTGAAACACAGGCGCTCGATACGCTGACACACAATGACAACACCGACCACTACCTGGATCACGTCGACGCGCCGGCGACCTACGCGGCGATCAGCCGCGGGTTGCCCCCGGGGGACGACCATTATGTGGGGAACCTGGCGAAAAGGTATCAGGACACCGTGCAGGACATCGATCAGAAAAGCCGGCAGATGATGCGTGAATCCACACCGGACACCTTTAGCAAGGTGCAATACGGCATGGGCAAGTTCGTCAATTCGTTCATGCCCCCCGGGTTGGACTGGCTGGCTGGCCAACTGCTTGATACCGCTGTGCCGGATCACGGGGGACTCAGTGCCGGCGAGGAGACGGCCGTTGACGCAGCTGCCAACGTTGTACAGGCCATCCTGGCCGGGGTTGACGACGTGCCATCGCTGAAGGGGAAAGTCAAACTCGGGGGGGCGCTGGAAGCCCCGCGGGATCCTCCCCGTGTGCCGGAAAGTGTTGCTTCGCGCTCCTCGTCACACAGTCCGATCGAAAGTAATCCGGCCACGAATACATTCACAGAGCAGCAACTTGCGGGAAGCCAGCGCAAGGATGGGTCCGGTGCATCGCAGGACCGTGCGCTGCACGCTCGCGCACCCGGCATGAACACGCAGCCGTCCACGAATGGGGCGAACCTCGCGGTACCCGCGCCCTACGCCCGCAAGCCGGACGGCAACCTGCAGGCCGATCTGCACAGCCCGGGTGTACTCAGGGACGACAAGGGTCAGGCTTTTATCAGGTCAGGCGATCAGAGCTGGCCAGTCAGGTACGACAGGGACAATGGCACGTGGCGCGTTTATGACCCGCATAATCCGACGAAGTATCAGTATCCCGTCACAGCCGATGGGAACGGCAGGTGGCAGGGCCACAATGATGTCGGGCTCAAGGGTGGTGCGCCTAGGCTTCCGCCCGAGAAAAAGCAGCAGGCCATTGAGATGCTGCGTCAGGGTAACAAGACACAGGCCACTATCGCCCGCGAGCTAGGGATCTCGCAAAAGACTGTAAGCAGGATCGCTGAGGACGCGGGTGCGATGACAGAGGCGAGTCGTCGACGTGGCGAGATGGAGGCGATAAGACCGCAGGCTATAGCGATGCTGCGTCAGGGTAATAAGACACAGGCCACTATCGCCCGCGAGCTAGGGATCTCGATACTGACTGTAAGCAGGATCGCTGCGAACGAGGGTGTCGAGGCCGCGCCGACTCGTCGACGTGCCGAGGTAGAGGCGAAAACGCCGCAAGCTATTGAGATGCTGCGTCAGGGTAATAAGACACAGGCCACTATCGCCAGCGAGCTAGGGATCTCGCCAAAGACTGTAAGCAGGATCTCTGAGGACGCGGGTGCGATGACAGAGGCGAGTCGTCGACGTGGCGAGATAGAGGCGATAAGACCGCAGGCTATTGAGATGCTGCGTCAGGGTAACAAGACACAGGCCACTATCGCCCGCGAGCTAGAGATCTCGCTAACGACTGTAAGCAGGATCGCTGAGGACGCGGGTGCGATGACAGCGGCGAGTCGTCGACGTGGCGAGATAGAGGCGATAAGGCCACAGGCTATTGAGATGCTGCGTCAGGGTAACAAGACACAGGCCACTATCGTCAGCGAGCTGGGGATCTCGCAATCAACCGTGAGCAAGATCGCTGCGGACGAGAGGGACGAGACAGCGGCGAGTCGTCGACGTGGCGAGATAGAGGCGATAAGGCCGCAGGCCATTGAGATGCTGCGTCAGGGTAACAAGACACAGGCCACTATCGTCAGCGAGCTGGGGATCTCGCAATCAACCGTAAGCAAGATCGCTGCGGACGAGAGGGACGAGACAGCGCCGAGTCGTCGACGTGGCGAGATAGAGGCAATAAGGCCGCAGGTTATTGAGATGCTGCGTCAGGGTACCAAGACACGGGCCACTATCGCCAGCGAGCTAGGGATCTCGCGATCGACCATGACCCGGATCGTTTCCCAAGCGGGCGTCAGCGCGGCAGGGGCTCGTCGAGATGCCGAGACAGCGCCTGCTGCTTCAACAGCACCTCGGGAACCTGGTTCTCCACAGCCGGGTACATCAACGGGCGGACACACGTATCCAGCCGCGGGGGGCGCGGAACCGTCATTGCCGGCGGCAAAACGCCAGCGTCTCGACGAGCCGCAACCGGGACGCATGGATCCAGCAGCGGTCATCGACGCGCCAGGGAGGAGAATCCCGGTGCCGCAGGCGGGACACCTTGAGCCAGTTTCCCCGGGCGTCAGGGCCGAAGTGATTCGACGGTCAGGGGATCAGGTTCCGGTGGATCAAATAGCGCAAAACCTCGGCATCACGCCTGACGACGTCAACCGAATAATCGATCGGTATCTGTTAGACGAAGCCGCAAGAATGCAGCGGGAATCCTAGATACTATGGAAGGGCGGAACGGCCAGTCTCGATGTTGCAGTCTGCCGCCTGCGCGGCGTGATAGAGGACGATCCATCCGCCCCCAAGTTTATTCAAACCCTGCGCGGACGAGGCTATATGTTCGTCCCATCACCAGAGTCACCACCTTCACATGGGTCGCGCGAAAGTGCGAGTTTTCTCGGGCACAGGGTGTTTGGCGAACGAGGCACCGGGTTCGCATGACGCCCGGTCCGATGGGAAGAACCGCGATACAGCGCTATTTTCGACCTTCCGCCACCGCTAGCTGCATGATAGGCAGCGTCGTCGCGGCGTCGATCACGTCGATATAGTCGACGTAATCCGTGTACAGGCCGCTCGTCGCGGCCAGCAGACCACCGAATCCGTAGTGGAAATCCGCCGCAACAATGGGCCTGAACCCCGAGGCATAGTGGGCCCGTGATGCGCATCCGCTCAGATCATCCACGACGCCCGTGGGACCGCTGCCATGG
This genomic interval carries:
- a CDS encoding Homeodomain-like domain-containing protein, translated to MTISVSGTDMSLSPAQRRDAAGDIPRPRNAPAQPAIRDTSSDATDDGAASAHDRYRRSSDQRVPPAPQQQSARAGGGASDLSGVTPVKHATTSGASLTTVNPAQALVDRYDGGSGPSRSYTGDQRNMMLLGKAEKLAMTGQPPEHMMHMEAVIGLGPELAQMDNAKRADYAARAFSTLRQPEDRQAAALVDLNREVSGEMRQIRNDPVRRIAALFNPPLGVACLQGAGKDQMAALRQQHASFVAPGASAAAREQALEQAVRIRTGMQADISRTLEANNVSEQKAWSASAQRVGKVLDEAEKYTPQTLHLNSSTDDPEWNERRLAAYAKTYGYQSIGEKLLSDDGLSRQERDSSFGRYQATNRTAEEKTRDLLTFQEGMNQPDSAIYRRVKALETQALDTLTHNDNTDHYLDHVDAPATYAAISRGLPPGDDHYVGNLAKRYQDTVQDIDQKSRQMMRESTPDTFSKVQYGMGKFVNSFMPPGLDWLAGQLLDTAVPDHGGLSAGEETAVDAAANVVQAILAGVDDVPSLKGKVKLGGALEAPRDPPRVPESVASRSSSHSPIESNPATNTFTEQQLAGSQRKDGSGASQDRALHARAPGMNTQPSTNGANLAVPAPYARKPDGNLQADLHSPGVLRDDKGQAFIRSGDQSWPVRYDRDNGTWRVYDPHNPTKYQYPVTADGNGRWQGHNDVGLKGGAPRLPPEKKQQAIEMLRQGNKTQATIARELGISQKTVSRIAEDAGAMTEASRRRGEMEAIRPQAIAMLRQGNKTQATIARELGISILTVSRIAANEGVEAAPTRRRAEVEAKTPQAIEMLRQGNKTQATIASELGISPKTVSRISEDAGAMTEASRRRGEIEAIRPQAIEMLRQGNKTQATIARELEISLTTVSRIAEDAGAMTAASRRRGEIEAIRPQAIEMLRQGNKTQATIVSELGISQSTVSKIAADERDETAASRRRGEIEAIRPQAIEMLRQGNKTQATIVSELGISQSTVSKIAADERDETAPSRRRGEIEAIRPQVIEMLRQGTKTRATIASELGISRSTMTRIVSQAGVSAAGARRDAETAPAASTAPREPGSPQPGTSTGGHTYPAAGGAEPSLPAAKRQRLDEPQPGRMDPAAVIDAPGRRIPVPQAGHLEPVSPGVRAEVIRRSGDQVPVDQIAQNLGITPDDVNRIIDRYLLDEAARMQRES